Genomic window (Jatrophihabitans sp.):
CCCCGGCCGAAGGCGTAGGCCATCGACGTGTCGTAACCGCCGGCCCGGCCGATGGCAAGTTGACTACCCGTAGCCACCGCCGACAGGTCCAGCCCCTTTGCCACGATGTCCTCCTCCATGCAGGAACGGCCGAGGATCAACTGGTTCCCCGGCCCGACCGGGTGCCAGCACGCCGCCACCTCGTCCCAGGCGGCCACCGGATGGGGCCATGCCGGCGCCTCCGGGAGCTCGGCGATCGAGGCGTCGACGATGACATGCCCGTCGTCTCGCACGAGCAGAACCGTGGTGAGAACAGTTCCGGCACCTTCGACCAGCATCCGGCCGGGCTCGACCACCAGCCTGGTGTGCGCATCGAGAAAACCGGCAAGGCGTCGGCGGAGCTCGGTCACGGCGATCCCGTATTGCCGCAGATCCCGCGCCCGCCAGCCACCGCCCACGTCGAGCAGGGCCGGTGCGGTGCCTAGCCGTTCGGCGAAATGGGCGGCGACCTCCAACGACGAGGTCGCGGTCTCGATCCAGCGTTCGGTTCCGATGCTTGCCTGGGAGTGATGGAACGACAGACCCCAGTGCGAGCCCAGCCGGTGGCAGATCTCTGCGATCAACGGGACCGCCTCCGCGAGACTGTCGCTGTCGTCGAAGGTTTCGCCGAAGCGGCTGTCGAGTGCCGAACTCGTGGCACGGATGCCGAAGACTCCCGCTTTCACCTGGATGCGACCCGACCGCAGTTGGTCCAGCAGGATGCGCAACTCGGGCACGGAGTCGGCAAAGACAGCGGCGCAGGCGTACTCGTTCCGGGCCGGCCACCACTTTGCCGGGCCGTTCAGCACGATGTCCGACGAGCCGAACCCGGCAGCGACGGCGAGGTCGTACTCGTCCCCAGTGATCACATCGACCCACAATCCGAGCCGGTGCGCAAGTTCGAGCAGGCGCGGGTCCGGGTTCGTCTTGGTGCTGAGTGCGATCTGCGTCGGGGCCGCGGGGGGCAGTGCAGCCCGGAGTCGGTCCACCTGCGTCTCGACGAACTCCAGGTCGAGATGGCGTACGGGCGTCGGCACAGCGTGCTCGGGCTTCAGTCGCCCCAATGTCGTCGCGAAGTCCTCGGAGAAGGTGTACCAGGTCCTCGCGTCGTGCTTCCGTTGCGGGGGCACACCCCTCCGTCGTGACAGCAGCGGCATCCCGCTTGGGTGCTTACCGATAGAAGTGGAGTTGTCGTCCGACTTCCACTGTTGGGCTGCCATCGGGAGAGCCGGCTGCTGGGCTATCTCGTGAACGACCCGGACGAAGGCGGAGGCCTGCGAGCCGGAGTTCGGCGGAAGATTGACAAGAAGGGCCGGCAGGTTGAAACCACAGAGACTGCTGCCGTGAATCCAGGCCGGAAACCGAGGGTTGACCTCGAGAAGTACATTCCGACCCTCCCAGTCGACGATCATCTCCATTTCGCCGCCGCCATTCCAGGAAGTCGCGGTGACGAAGGCGTCGAGCCGGCTCGCCAACTCCTCCGGTACGGGGCGCACCGCGCCGGCCCAGGTCTTGCCGCTCTCGGTGGTGTCGAGCTTGATCATGAGGGCCGCTCCACGCAGCCGACCGGAACGAGCGGCGAAAGCCAGCGCCAGTTCTTGGCCGGCAACATGCTCCTCCGCATGCCACCCCCTGCCCCACCGGGTCTGCACCGAGCGCGCGTGGGACAGGGCCTCTCTGAGGTCGTGCACGTGCTTGGCCTCGTAATTGGGGCCCTTCACCCAGACGTCATAGCCATGCGTGTGCAGGAATTCTTCGAAGGCCTCCGGATCCGGATCGTGCACCGCTGCCGGCGTCGTGAGCCCCATCATCCGCGCCGCCTCTACTGGGGGCTTGCGACACAGGTCGAGGGCACATGCCAGCGGGGACAAGACGCGCTCCGGCGACCACTGCAACGACCCTAGCAACTCGACTTCCAAGTCGAGGCTCGGCACGAAGACCCCCTCGTCGCCGACCAGGGCCAGGATCTGCTCGAGCCAGATGGTGGTGTCGAGCTCACTCCACGAGGGAAGGTAGACCCGGTCGTCAAAGACATCTGAATGCAAGCCGGAGGACCGCGGACTGTAGTCGACAGCCGTCAGTTTTATCCCAGGATCGGCTAGGCGCAGCGATCGCGCGATGCCGAGGCCGGACGACGGATTTGGCCCGCTGTGGACCCCGGACACGACGACGTGCCTGGGATCGGTCATGAGTACGGCGCCGCCTGCCTGAAGTTCAAGGCCGCGCCGTGATGTCGGCGACCTGGTTGGCTACGGCCGCCCCCGCGGGTCACGAGTTGCCGCTTCATGACTGCTGTGCGGACTGCCCGGGATGCTGTGTGGTGTCACGCACCGTGACCAGCACGACGTCATGACGGAACAGAAGCATGTTGAGCTGGTCGTTCTTGTCGCGCCTCCCCTTCATCTTCGTTATGGTTCCTTTATTGTCGCCCAACGTCTTCTGGTCGCTGCTGACGTCCCGCCACGAAGCCACCGACGTGGCGCGGGTCTCTATGTAAGGATCGTCCGACACTGCCTCGAAGGTCCACTCTCCGGAGCAGGTGTCGCTGGCGAAGAAGTAGAGCGCGGGCAGATCGAAGCAGTGGGGGATGTTGCGGAAGGTCACCTCGATGACATCCCAGTCCTGGCCCAGGTCCACGCTCTCGTACTCGATGGCCACGATCTGGTCCCCGTCGTCCTGCGGAGCCTCATCGTCCTGCAGTTCCTCGCCATCCTTGGATTTGAGATTCAACTTCACCGGGTCGGGCGCCGACCGCTTGTCGTCCCGCCAGGCACGCACCCAGATCTCGCAGCCACCGGCGAACTGGTCCCAGTCACTCTTTTTCTTCAAGACCGGCGAGAGAGTGATGTGCCAAGGCTTGCTGTAGGGATCGGCATTGCCGGGGTCGGGTTCCTCGCCCTCCTCGCTAATGTCACGCAGCGTGTACGGCTCGAGCATGAATATCTGCTTCTGCCGTTCTTCGCGCAGACCCCGGTACTTGGTCTTGGTGCGGAGGTCATAGAGCCAGTAGTCGGCATCGACGGCGCGACGGACGTCGAGACGGGTGCTGATGCTCGTCGCGATCGCACCGCCGGCCAGCGAGATGTCGTTGAGCGTGCGGGCGGCGAAGGACTCGAGCGTCGCCGGATCGAACTCGCTGTGGAGCGCGACGTCGGTGATGTTGCGAAGCCACTGGGCCGACGGGTCGATGGCAGGCAGTTGCTCGCTGCGCTCGCGCATCAGCTGCAGCCATGCCTCGACGTTCTCGGCATAATGCTGATCGTCGGATCGAAGTCCGGCGTCGAAGAGAGCCTGGTGGATCTGATCGAGGTAGCCCCGGTCGTCGGCGGCGGTCGTGACCATCTCATGCAAGACGCCCTTGGTGTGGCTGTGCTGCAGGGGAGGCACAAGAAGGGGGAAGAACCGCTTGCGTCCCGGTTGGTTGCCAGTTCCCGACTCGGACGAGCGCTGGACCAGCATCCAGGCGGCGCCGATCTCGGTCATGACCCATGGCTTGGTCATGGCGTTGTGTGTTACCAGCGCGATGACTATGGGGACCTGAAGGAGAGCTGCCTCGAGGTCTCCGAGCAGCCCCCGGCCGAGCTCTGGCCCCATGCCGGGCTTGCTGGAGTAAAAGATTTCCTCGTTACGCAGCCCGCAGGCGCCCTTAAGGAACATGTCGACGAACGCATCGGCGAATTCTTTGGCATCGTCGCTGTCATGACTGACGAACACTAGTTTCCCGCTCATGTGGTCATGATAGGGTGCGCTAGGCGGCTTTGTTGCGGGTTGCCGGAAAAGCGGATGCGCATTCAGCCGGACGTTTTCATACCGGCCGAAATGGCAGTTTGCGGGAAGCTCCTCGGGCGCCGACCAGCTTTCTGCCGCTGTGCTACCTGCTGATCAGGAACCCCAGGTCGGGCGCAGCGGGAACATCGCGTTGCCGGACTCGGGGGTCTTGACCGCCAGCACCTGGTGCAGCTGGACGCCGTTGGTCTCGAAGCCCAGCCGCGAGCCGGCCATGTACAGGCCCCAGATCCGGGCGGTGGGCTCGCCGACGTCGGCGACGCAGTCGTCCCAGCTGCGGACCAGGTTCGCGCACCAGTGCTTGAGGGTCAGGGCGTAGTGCTCGCGCAGGTTCTCCTCGTGGCGCACCTCGAAGCCGGCGTTCTGCGCCTCGGTGATGATGCGTCCTGAGCCGGTCAGCTCGCCGTCGGGAAAGACGTAGCGGTCGATGAAGTGGCCGGGCATCGGGTCCTGCTTGTTGTCGGGCCGGGTGATGCAGTGGTTGAGCAGCCGGCCGCCGTCGCGCAGCTTGGACTTGAGGAAGGCGAAGTAGGCCGGGTAGTTGCCGACCCCGACATGCTCCATCAGGCCGATCGAGCTGATGGCGTCGTAGTCGGAGTCCGGGGCGTCGCGGTAGTCCCGGTGCAGGATCCGCACCTTGTCCGACAGCCCGTCGCGCTCGACAGCCGCGGTCCCCCAGCTGGCCTGGGCGCCCGACAGCGTCACGCCCACCACCTGCACGCCGTAATGGCTGGCGGCGTGGCGAGCCATGCCGCCCCAGCCGCAGCCGACGTCGAGCAGCCGCATGCCCGGCTCAAGGCCGAGCTTGCGGGCCACCAGGTCGAACTTCTCCTCCTGCGCCTCCTCCAGGCCGGCGTCCGGCTTGGGGAACACCGCGCAGGTGTAGGCCATCGACGGGCCGAGCACCTTCTCGTAGAACTCGTTCGACACGTCGTAGTGCTTGCCGATCGCCTGGGCGTCCCGGTCACGGGAGTGCCGCATGCCCTCGACCACCCGGCGCCAGCGGGGCAACGCCTCCTGCGCGGGCGGCTCGGGCGGCAGCAGGTTGCGCCAACCCATCTCGCGCAGCAGGATGCGGGCCTCCTGGGCGGTGGGCCGCCGGAACCGCCAGCTGCCCAGGCACTTCAGCGCGTCGTACGGATCGCCCGGGTGCGCGCCGTGCAGCAGCAGGTCGCCCTGCACGTAGGCCCGTGCCAGTCCCAGGTCACCCGGCGCGGTGGCCAGGTAGCGCAGGCCCCGCTCGTTGACCAGTTCCAGGGTGACCGCGGCGTCGGTAGAGCCGAACGAGCTGCCGTCATAGGCCTCGAACCGCAGCGGCGCGCCGTCCACCGCGAGCATCGACACCAGGTCGGCGATCTTCATCTGCGCCCCACCGCTTTCTCATACAGCCCGGTCAACCGGTGGCCGGGATCGTATCGGTCCTTGAGGACGGCATAGACGTCGCCGCCGTACACCGCCTCGAAGCTCTGCCTGTCGTAGTAGGCGTCGGAGTACAGCGACTTGTGCCCGGCGTGCTCGGCGACCGCGGCCTCGATGAGCCGGTTGACGTCGCCGTCGGCCCTGCCCTCGGTGATCGCGACGGTGCCCCAGAAGCCGACGTTGACATAGACCTGGCCGGGTGAGAGCGGGTACAGCGGCCACGGCTTGGCCGGCTCGCGCTGAGCCGAGTCCTGCTGAGCCGAGCCCTGCTGAGCCGAGTCCTGCTGAGCCGAGTCCTGCTGGCGGAGCATCAGCGGGCACAGCCACACCGGCGACATCGCCACCTGCCCGGCGAACCAGCGCAGGAAGTCAGCGGTCCGCTCCAGCGGGATCTCGACGTCCTGCACCACCCGCTCCCGGGGCGGCTGCCGGCGGATCCGGTCGATCCTGCGGGCGAAGGAGAACCGGTGGTCCAGACCGATCAGCCGATGGTAGAAGTCGCTGCGCCGGTACCTGGCCGGCCACAGCCGGCGGATCACCGGGTTCTGCACGCCGAAGGCGCCCGAGCACCAGAACCAGTCGGTGTCCCAGCGCCACAGGTAGTCCGCGACCGTCAGGCAGTCCCGCTCGCGGTTGCGGATGGAGCGGTAGAAGATCTGCTGCCCGGTGTAGTCGCCGGCTGCGTCCACCCCGGCTTCGGCCGGGCTGTCCACCCACCGGCCCAGGCACAGGTAGGCCTCCTCGACGCCGAACATCACCCCGTCGAGAAAGTCGACCCGCTCGCCGGCCCAGTCGCGCTGCTCGGTGATCTGCCCGATCGCCGCGGTCAGCGCCTCGAGGTCTGGAAACCGGACGTGCCGCAATCCGACGAACGGGCGCACCGGGTCGAGTTCGATGAGCAGCCGGACCGCGTAGCCGAGGCTGCCGTAGGAGTTCGGAAAGCCGTGGAACAGGTCCGGGTGCTGGCTGGGGCTGACCGTCAGCAGCTGCCCGGCGCCGGTCAGCACGTCCAGCTCCAGCACCGACTCGTGCGGCAGCCCGTTGCGGAACGAGCTGGACTCGATGCCCAGCCCGGTCACCGCGCCGCCGAGGGTGATCGTCTTGAGTTGCGGCACCACCTTGGGCATCAGGCCGTGCGGCAGGCACTCGGCCACCAGCCGCTCGTAGGTGCACATGCCCTGCACCTCAGCCGTGCGGGCGACCGGGTCGACCGAGAGCACCCCGTCCAGCCCGGACACGTCCAGGCCCGCCGTCGCCTGCTGGGTACGCGGGCGGAACAGGTTCGAGGTGCGCTTGGCCAGCCGTACC
Coding sequences:
- a CDS encoding class I SAM-dependent methyltransferase, whose translation is MKIADLVSMLAVDGAPLRFEAYDGSSFGSTDAAVTLELVNERGLRYLATAPGDLGLARAYVQGDLLLHGAHPGDPYDALKCLGSWRFRRPTAQEARILLREMGWRNLLPPEPPAQEALPRWRRVVEGMRHSRDRDAQAIGKHYDVSNEFYEKVLGPSMAYTCAVFPKPDAGLEEAQEEKFDLVARKLGLEPGMRLLDVGCGWGGMARHAASHYGVQVVGVTLSGAQASWGTAAVERDGLSDKVRILHRDYRDAPDSDYDAISSIGLMEHVGVGNYPAYFAFLKSKLRDGGRLLNHCITRPDNKQDPMPGHFIDRYVFPDGELTGSGRIITEAQNAGFEVRHEENLREHYALTLKHWCANLVRSWDDCVADVGEPTARIWGLYMAGSRLGFETNGVQLHQVLAVKTPESGNAMFPLRPTWGS
- a CDS encoding FAD-binding oxidoreductase, with product MTSTLSDRAHAKAVAALTASYAAIAEGTQVRLAKRTSNLFRPRTQQATAGLDVSGLDGVLSVDPVARTAEVQGMCTYERLVAECLPHGLMPKVVPQLKTITLGGAVTGLGIESSSFRNGLPHESVLELDVLTGAGQLLTVSPSQHPDLFHGFPNSYGSLGYAVRLLIELDPVRPFVGLRHVRFPDLEALTAAIGQITEQRDWAGERVDFLDGVMFGVEEAYLCLGRWVDSPAEAGVDAAGDYTGQQIFYRSIRNRERDCLTVADYLWRWDTDWFWCSGAFGVQNPVIRRLWPARYRRSDFYHRLIGLDHRFSFARRIDRIRRQPPRERVVQDVEIPLERTADFLRWFAGQVAMSPVWLCPLMLRQQDSAQQDSAQQGSAQQDSAQREPAKPWPLYPLSPGQVYVNVGFWGTVAITEGRADGDVNRLIEAAVAEHAGHKSLYSDAYYDRQSFEAVYGGDVYAVLKDRYDPGHRLTGLYEKAVGRR